One genomic segment of Paraburkholderia phymatum STM815 includes these proteins:
- a CDS encoding TFIIB-type zinc ribbon-containing protein — protein sequence MKCPVCKTPDLLMTERQGVEIDYCPNCRGVWLDRGELDKLLERMQDDAAPARHSRQHEHGHGHGHGHDARREQPWGRRRDSYDDDRRKHDDPRRRKKTLFDMFAFD from the coding sequence ATGAAATGCCCCGTCTGCAAGACCCCCGATCTCCTGATGACCGAGCGTCAAGGCGTCGAGATCGACTACTGCCCGAACTGCCGTGGCGTGTGGCTCGACCGCGGCGAACTCGACAAGCTGCTCGAGCGTATGCAGGACGACGCGGCGCCCGCGCGCCATAGCCGCCAGCACGAGCACGGGCACGGGCACGGGCACGGGCACGACGCGAGGCGAGAACAGCCGTGGGGGCGCCGTCGGGACTCATACGACGACGATCGCCGCAAGCACGACGATCCGCGGCGCAGGAAGAAAACGCTGTTCGATATGTTCGCCTTCGACTGA
- a CDS encoding ABC transporter substrate-binding protein: MKVATRLIAGLLVGAALTVAASVNSFAGDKQITLGFSQVGAESAWRTANTVSVKTSAKDAGINLKFSDAQQKQENQIKAIRSFIAQKVDVIAFSPVVESGWEPVLTEAKNAKIPVILTDRSIDVKDTSLYVTMIGSDFLEEGRRAGRWLEERYKNEAGPINIAELQGTVGSAPANDRHAGLMEVIKNDPKFKIIASQSGDFTLAGGKQVMEAFAKTYGKQINVVYAHNDDMALGAIQAMEEAGIKPGKDVSVVSFDATKGGFEAMIAGKINVDVECSPLLGPQLMTAVKDVVAGKQLPKRIVTNETVFPMSVAAQILPQRKY; the protein is encoded by the coding sequence ATGAAAGTCGCCACGCGTCTGATCGCCGGCCTGCTCGTCGGAGCGGCGCTCACCGTCGCTGCCAGCGTCAACAGCTTTGCCGGGGACAAGCAGATCACCTTGGGCTTTTCGCAGGTCGGTGCAGAAAGCGCATGGCGCACTGCGAATACCGTATCGGTGAAAACCTCAGCAAAGGATGCCGGCATCAACCTGAAGTTCTCGGACGCGCAGCAGAAGCAGGAAAACCAGATCAAGGCAATCCGCTCGTTCATCGCGCAGAAGGTGGACGTGATCGCGTTCTCGCCCGTCGTCGAGTCCGGCTGGGAACCCGTGCTGACGGAGGCGAAGAACGCGAAGATCCCCGTCATTCTCACCGACCGTTCCATCGACGTGAAAGATACCTCGCTGTACGTGACGATGATCGGCTCGGACTTCCTCGAAGAAGGCCGCCGCGCAGGACGCTGGCTCGAAGAGCGCTACAAGAACGAAGCGGGCCCGATCAACATCGCCGAGCTGCAGGGCACGGTCGGTTCGGCGCCTGCCAACGACCGTCATGCGGGCCTGATGGAAGTGATCAAGAACGATCCGAAGTTCAAGATCATCGCGTCGCAAAGCGGCGACTTCACGCTCGCGGGAGGCAAGCAGGTGATGGAGGCGTTCGCGAAGACCTACGGCAAGCAGATCAACGTCGTCTACGCGCATAACGACGACATGGCGCTCGGCGCGATCCAGGCGATGGAAGAAGCGGGCATCAAGCCCGGCAAGGACGTGAGCGTCGTGTCGTTCGACGCGACCAAGGGCGGCTTCGAAGCGATGATCGCCGGCAAGATCAACGTCGATGTCGAGTGCAGCCCGCTGCTCGGGCCGCAACTGATGACGGCCGTCAAGGACGTGGTCGCGGGCAAGCAGCTGCCCAAGCGCATCGTGACCAACGAGACCGTGTTCCCGATGAGCGTCGCCGCGCAGATTCTGCCGCAGCGCAAGTACTGA